The Saccharomyces paradoxus chromosome XV, complete sequence DNA window AACATTTCATTTATTACTTACCGTTTACATGAAGCCCAACACGATAGTACGAGGAATTGAAAGGCCCAACGAACTACGAGCATGACTGGAGGAAAGATTCCTGTTGTAGGGATTGTGGCATGCCTACAGCCGGACATGGGGATAGGATTTCTTGGAGGCCTACCATGGAGGCTGCCCAATGAAATGAAGTATTTCAGGCAGGTCACTTCATTGACGAAAGATtcaagcaaaaaaaatgctgtGATAATGGGCAGAAAGACATGGGAGTCCATTCCACCCAAATTTCGCCCACTGCCAAATAGAATGAATGTCATTATCTCGAGAAGCTTCCAGGATGATTTTGCTCACGATAAAGAGAGATCAATAGTCCGAAGCAATTCGTTAGCAAACGCACTGACGAACCTAGAAAACAATTTCCAAGAGCATCTGGAAAGAATCTACGTGATTGGGGGTGGCGAAGTTTACAATCAAATCTTTTCCATTACAGATCATTGGCTCATCACAAAAATAAACGCACTAGATAAAAACGCGATTCCTGCTATGGATACTTTCCTTGATGCGAAGAAATTAATGGAAGCATTCAGCGAGCAATGTCCGGCCCAGTTAAAAGAATTTCTCCCCCCTAAGGTCGAGTTGCCCGAAACAGACTCTGATCAACGCTATTCGCAGGAGGAAAAAGattatcattttgaattcaCTCTG harbors:
- the DFR1 gene encoding dihydrofolate reductase (Dihydrofolate reductase involved in tetrahydrofolate biosynthesis~similar to YOR236W); translated protein: MTGGKIPVVGIVACLQPDMGIGFLGGLPWRLPNEMKYFRQVTSLTKDSSKKNAVIMGRKTWESIPPKFRPLPNRMNVIISRSFQDDFAHDKERSIVRSNSLANALTNLENNFQEHLERIYVIGGGEVYNQIFSITDHWLITKINALDKNAIPAMDTFLDAKKLMEAFSEQCPAQLKEFLPPKVELPETDSDQRYSQEEKDYHFEFTLYNRK